A single genomic interval of Solimonas sp. K1W22B-7 harbors:
- a CDS encoding DUF1631 family protein — MSERKSPSAVPAAATAADAQAVLGELRDSLLAEMDRRLQSMMQSADAALFELARGSPPAQLPGFLNARHLLRNEEARTTLAREFREAIVQRLQVSGSTGSAASELALRRNDEVEDNIQLADMATRAGASCEAQLHELAGRFETLRRLAPGFPAVAGLSPQGLCEAFAAAISALPEGAAARLALNRLFESSALAKLRPVYAEAVAACERRGVRASPVTPQHQGRQGVGNATASLLQKVQDGQVPGPQDEPGAEPSNFLPDFAAGFSDSDLARLLLQAVQGVAAGAEAVKQQMLRQRAGLVGRMLDDILADPQIPQRLHPLIEAFRFPAIKAALADASFFTDRQHPVRGLINDMADMAGDTRIGGMDALQRFDGWARRVLRQANLAAHEVHERLAGARPLAENDVQAFLAEQGRQQQERHKSLLRRVREVVDQELELCTATCDLPEPVWPLLRSGWGPMMASHLLRQGPESQLYRSGMELLHRVLYALNPESPNARTPAERAALRVDLFKALTAVGMPKERAHELLRGLDKALNSFSTQDPPGTGAATAAPAVSVVSAAAVHPDVPEWERMSATMEITLTQGLRRQREPEPPLARTSRISVTEAELPDEPELELENLAHTTEIAREMQEHAAASTASAPAVASTPAETAEAREPSLAEADETPAEANAAETAEPVTQEEPAEAAALATAIADAIIESVAESTEVSPEEAAEAAEIAAVFAEPVAAETAAESGEAESPSATIVCLPLEMPTPQRFLEQLLRIGAWFRVYDRRSEGTRWLKLNSWFPQAKRASFTEFDGHNALTVSAVDLLEDLMEGRSEPIDIAPQAVMVLQALRQQYVENKANAENGGEASGEAAPSSLVA; from the coding sequence ATGAGCGAGCGCAAATCCCCCTCCGCGGTCCCTGCCGCGGCTACGGCGGCGGATGCCCAGGCCGTGCTCGGCGAGTTGCGCGATTCGCTGCTGGCCGAAATGGACCGCCGCCTGCAGTCGATGATGCAGTCGGCCGATGCCGCCCTGTTCGAGCTGGCCCGCGGCAGCCCGCCGGCGCAGCTGCCGGGTTTCCTCAATGCACGCCACCTGCTGCGCAACGAAGAAGCGCGCACCACGCTGGCCCGCGAATTCCGCGAGGCCATCGTGCAGCGCCTGCAGGTCTCCGGCAGCACTGGCTCCGCGGCCAGCGAACTGGCCCTGCGCCGCAATGACGAGGTCGAAGACAACATCCAGCTGGCCGACATGGCGACACGCGCCGGCGCCAGTTGCGAGGCGCAGCTGCACGAACTCGCCGGCCGCTTCGAAACCCTGCGCAGGCTCGCCCCGGGTTTCCCGGCGGTGGCCGGCCTGTCGCCGCAGGGCCTCTGCGAGGCCTTCGCCGCCGCGATCAGCGCCCTGCCCGAGGGCGCTGCCGCCCGGCTCGCGCTCAACCGCCTGTTCGAGTCCTCGGCGCTGGCCAAGCTGCGACCGGTGTATGCCGAGGCCGTGGCCGCCTGCGAGCGTCGCGGGGTCCGTGCTTCGCCGGTGACGCCGCAGCACCAGGGCCGGCAGGGGGTAGGCAACGCCACTGCCAGCCTGCTGCAGAAGGTGCAGGACGGACAGGTCCCGGGCCCGCAGGACGAACCGGGCGCCGAGCCCTCGAATTTCCTGCCGGATTTCGCGGCCGGCTTCTCCGACTCCGACCTGGCCCGCCTGCTGCTGCAGGCCGTGCAGGGTGTCGCGGCAGGCGCCGAGGCGGTGAAGCAGCAGATGCTGCGGCAGCGCGCCGGCCTGGTCGGGCGCATGCTCGACGACATCCTCGCCGACCCGCAGATTCCGCAGCGCCTGCACCCGCTGATCGAAGCCTTCCGCTTCCCGGCGATCAAGGCCGCGCTGGCCGACGCCAGCTTCTTCACCGACCGCCAGCACCCGGTGCGCGGGCTGATCAACGACATGGCCGACATGGCCGGCGACACGCGCATCGGCGGCATGGATGCGCTGCAGCGTTTCGACGGCTGGGCACGGCGCGTGCTGCGGCAGGCCAACCTCGCCGCCCACGAGGTCCATGAACGCCTCGCCGGTGCCCGGCCGCTGGCCGAGAACGACGTGCAGGCCTTCCTGGCCGAGCAGGGTCGCCAGCAGCAGGAGCGCCACAAGAGCCTGCTGCGCAGGGTGCGCGAGGTGGTGGACCAGGAACTCGAGCTCTGCACGGCCACCTGTGACTTGCCGGAGCCGGTGTGGCCGCTGCTGCGCAGTGGCTGGGGCCCGATGATGGCCAGCCACCTGCTGCGCCAGGGGCCCGAGAGCCAGCTCTACCGCTCCGGCATGGAACTGCTGCACCGCGTGCTCTACGCCCTCAACCCGGAGTCGCCCAACGCGCGCACGCCGGCCGAGCGCGCGGCGCTGCGCGTGGACCTGTTCAAGGCGCTGACCGCGGTCGGCATGCCCAAGGAGCGCGCCCACGAACTGCTCAGGGGCCTGGACAAGGCACTGAACAGTTTCAGCACGCAGGATCCTCCAGGCACCGGCGCGGCGACCGCCGCCCCTGCTGTCTCCGTTGTCTCCGCTGCCGCCGTTCATCCCGATGTCCCCGAGTGGGAGAGGATGTCGGCGACCATGGAGATCACGCTGACGCAGGGACTGCGTCGCCAGCGCGAGCCGGAGCCGCCGCTCGCACGAACCTCCCGGATCTCGGTCACGGAAGCGGAGCTGCCTGACGAGCCCGAACTCGAACTCGAAAACCTGGCGCACACCACGGAAATCGCCCGCGAGATGCAGGAGCACGCCGCGGCCAGCACGGCATCCGCCCCGGCCGTCGCGTCGACACCTGCGGAAACGGCGGAGGCCCGCGAGCCGTCCCTGGCCGAAGCCGATGAAACGCCGGCAGAGGCGAACGCCGCCGAAACAGCGGAGCCGGTGACGCAGGAAGAACCCGCCGAAGCCGCCGCCCTGGCAACCGCGATCGCCGATGCCATCATCGAAAGCGTCGCGGAGAGCACCGAGGTGTCGCCGGAGGAAGCCGCCGAAGCCGCCGAGATCGCCGCCGTCTTCGCCGAGCCGGTGGCCGCCGAGACCGCGGCGGAATCCGGCGAGGCAGAATCTCCTTCCGCCACCATCGTCTGCCTGCCCCTGGAAATGCCGACGCCGCAGCGCTTCCTCGAGCAGCTGCTGCGCATCGGCGCCTGGTTCCGCGTCTACGACCGCCGCAGCGAAGGCACCCGCTGGCTCAAGCTCAACTCCTGGTTCCCGCAGGCCAAGCGCGCCTCCTTCACCGAGTTCGACGGCCACAACGCCCTCACCGTCTCGGCCGTCGACCTGCTGGAAGACCTGATGGAAGGCCGCTCCGAACCCATCGACATCGCGCCGCAGGCCGTGATGGTGCTGCAGGCGCTGCGCCAGCAGTACGTCGAGAACAAGGCCAATGCCGAGAACGGCGGAGAGGCTTCAGGCGAAGCAGCGCCGTCTTCGCTGGTGGCTTGA
- a CDS encoding cyclic nucleotide-binding domain-containing protein, producing the protein MGFSASAQAPGAGDGGLDAPGGTAPVNPEYAYVAHIGFLLLALSYLIRDVLYLRGIAVTAACIMIAFNLLTYDQPAWVVVWWNIIFITINLCHIAWLLHDRRKGSLDEREERLRSTVFATLAPAGYRKLMALAQWRDVTAGEVLIRQGDDSSRPLIYLYSGFALVAVDSRNVARIGQGSFVGEMGYLTDAAATATVSTAGACCVVSWPAAGLAALLRREPQLRQSLHQILAHDVVEKLALQARQPA; encoded by the coding sequence ATGGGATTCTCCGCGTCTGCCCAGGCCCCCGGTGCCGGTGATGGAGGCCTCGATGCGCCCGGCGGCACGGCACCCGTGAATCCGGAATACGCTTACGTCGCGCACATTGGCTTCCTGCTGCTGGCGCTGTCCTACCTGATCCGCGACGTGCTGTACCTGCGTGGCATCGCGGTGACTGCCGCCTGCATCATGATCGCCTTCAACCTGCTCACCTACGACCAGCCGGCCTGGGTGGTGGTCTGGTGGAACATCATCTTCATCACCATCAACCTCTGCCACATTGCCTGGCTGCTGCACGACCGCCGCAAAGGCAGCCTGGACGAGCGCGAAGAGCGCCTGCGCAGCACGGTGTTCGCCACGCTCGCTCCGGCGGGCTATCGCAAGCTCATGGCCCTGGCGCAGTGGCGCGACGTGACGGCCGGGGAGGTGCTGATCCGCCAGGGCGACGATTCCTCGCGCCCGCTGATCTATCTCTACAGCGGCTTCGCCCTGGTCGCCGTGGACTCGCGCAACGTTGCCCGCATCGGCCAGGGTTCGTTCGTGGGCGAAATGGGCTATCTCACCGATGCCGCGGCGACCGCCACCGTCAGTACCGCCGGCGCTTGCTGCGTGGTGAGCTGGCCCGCCGCCGGGCTGGCAGCGCTGCTCCGGCGCGAGCCGCAGCTGCGCCAGTCGCTGCACCAGATCCTGGCGCATGACGTCGTCGAGAAGCTGGCGCTGCAGGCGCGTCAGCCGGCGTAG
- a CDS encoding SRPBCC family protein, which translates to MAQHQVRVTRDFSLPVEDVYAVLSDHNRLSRVLGVPVKRIRDAQGDDVNGVGSVRLIGMGPLGIEETVTAATPNRLIRYRISKGGAPIRNHSGELTFSKTAEGSRVQWAIDFDSSVPVAGTVVRLVLGTAIKLGLRRIS; encoded by the coding sequence ATGGCACAGCACCAGGTTCGCGTGACCCGCGATTTCAGCCTTCCCGTCGAAGACGTCTACGCCGTCCTGTCGGACCACAACCGCCTGAGCCGCGTGCTCGGCGTGCCGGTCAAGCGCATCCGCGACGCCCAGGGCGACGACGTCAACGGCGTCGGTTCGGTGCGCCTGATCGGCATGGGCCCGCTGGGCATCGAGGAAACCGTCACCGCGGCGACGCCCAACCGCCTGATCCGCTACCGCATCAGCAAGGGCGGCGCACCGATCCGGAACCACAGCGGCGAGCTGACCTTCAGCAAGACCGCCGAGGGTTCGCGCGTGCAGTGGGCCATCGACTTCGACTCCTCCGTCCCGGTGGCGGGCACCGTGGTGCGGCTGGTGCTGGGCACCGCGATCAAGCTGGGCCTGCGTCGCATCAGTTGA
- a CDS encoding oxidoreductase: protein MAKWTAKDIPALAGKRAVVTGANSGLGLETAAELARAGADVVMACRDPGRASAAVAEVQRRAPDSRVEAMALDLADLSSVRAFAEGYMAKHARLDMLCNNAGVMHLPYQKTRDGFEMQVGTNHLGHFVLTGLLLDTLKATPKARIVTVASIAHRATKGIDLDDLNWERRPYSPADSYGKSKLANLMFHFELQRRLEKAGSDVLAVAAHPGYSATNIGFGLKDKTPLWKRWAMNIGNALFAQPASKGALPTLYAATMPDIVGGDYIGPDGFIEFMGHPTRVGSRPEARDPQLGQRLWQLSEQLTGLSYL, encoded by the coding sequence ATGGCGAAGTGGACAGCGAAGGACATCCCGGCCCTGGCCGGAAAGCGCGCAGTGGTCACCGGCGCCAACAGCGGCCTGGGCCTGGAGACCGCGGCCGAACTGGCCCGCGCCGGCGCCGACGTGGTGATGGCCTGCCGCGACCCGGGCCGCGCCAGCGCGGCGGTGGCCGAGGTGCAGCGCCGCGCTCCCGACAGCCGCGTCGAGGCCATGGCCCTGGACCTGGCCGACCTGTCCTCGGTGCGCGCCTTCGCGGAAGGCTACATGGCCAAGCACGCCAGGCTCGACATGCTCTGCAACAACGCCGGCGTGATGCACCTGCCCTACCAGAAGACCCGCGACGGCTTCGAGATGCAGGTCGGCACCAACCACCTGGGCCACTTCGTGCTGACCGGCCTGCTGCTGGACACGCTCAAGGCGACGCCGAAGGCGCGCATCGTCACCGTGGCCAGCATCGCCCACCGCGCCACCAAGGGCATCGACCTGGACGATCTCAACTGGGAGCGCCGCCCCTACAGCCCGGCCGACTCCTACGGCAAGAGCAAGCTGGCCAACCTGATGTTCCATTTCGAGCTGCAGCGCCGCCTGGAGAAGGCCGGCAGCGACGTGCTGGCGGTGGCCGCCCATCCCGGCTACTCGGCCACCAACATCGGCTTCGGACTCAAGGACAAGACGCCGCTGTGGAAGCGCTGGGCGATGAACATCGGCAACGCGCTGTTCGCACAGCCGGCTTCCAAGGGCGCCCTGCCGACGCTGTACGCGGCGACGATGCCGGACATCGTCGGCGGCGACTACATCGGCCCCGACGGCTTCATCGAGTTCATGGGCCACCCGACGCGCGTCGGCAGCCGCCCCGAGGCACGCGACCCGCAGCTCGGCCAGCGCCTGTGGCAGCTGTCGGAGCAGCTCACGGGGCTGAGCTACCTGTAA
- a CDS encoding lysozyme inhibitor LprI family protein gives MRRALALLLLALPLGAGAASFDCAKASHPVEKMVCSSPTLSKLDEDLAQAFKQRLAVVLDRNALRGQQKDWNAVLRTRCAKGCPASDIETQYREQVAALKGEWEEMWSANYKSNYEGQMDLTARDSGGFSFRLVRIHIDEPDTALCRIPAAEAPAALARMRDDRHAQWSEAGCKLDFTLERDARSSVISIRIDSRGCEKYCKAGQLPDDRYLPENNWVAGNQ, from the coding sequence ATGCGCCGCGCCCTCGCCCTGCTGCTGCTCGCCCTGCCCCTGGGCGCCGGTGCCGCCAGCTTCGACTGTGCCAAGGCCAGCCATCCGGTCGAAAAGATGGTCTGCTCCAGTCCCACGCTGTCGAAGCTCGACGAGGACCTGGCCCAGGCCTTCAAGCAGCGCCTCGCGGTGGTGCTCGACAGGAACGCGCTGCGCGGCCAACAGAAGGACTGGAACGCCGTGCTGCGCACGCGCTGTGCCAAGGGCTGCCCCGCCAGCGACATCGAGACCCAGTACCGCGAGCAGGTCGCCGCGCTCAAGGGCGAGTGGGAAGAGATGTGGAGCGCGAACTACAAGAGCAACTATGAGGGCCAGATGGACCTCACCGCCCGCGATTCCGGCGGCTTCAGCTTCCGCCTCGTGCGCATTCATATCGACGAGCCCGATACCGCGCTCTGCAGGATTCCCGCCGCCGAGGCGCCGGCCGCGCTGGCGCGAATGCGCGACGACCGGCACGCGCAGTGGAGCGAGGCCGGCTGCAAGCTGGATTTCACCCTGGAGCGCGATGCGCGCAGCAGCGTGATCTCGATCCGGATCGACAGCCGCGGCTGCGAGAAATACTGCAAGGCCGGGCAACTGCCGGACGACCGCTATCTCCCGGAAAACAACTGGGTGGCCGGCAACCAGTAG
- a CDS encoding transglutaminase-like domain-containing protein: MTRPSSLEPAVDSAVSEFLQPALIVDSDHPAVRAHAREHAGPSAEPREQAVALYYAVRDGFRYDPYAIDLGPDGLKASSVLRLGHGWCVTKAALLAAGCRALGIPAKVGFADVRNHLSTERMRKTMQTDVFFWHGYTAIWLDGQWVKATPAFNIGLCERFGLKPLEFDGRGDSIYHPYDLSGNRHMEYLAFRGEFLDVPYREMHADFERLYPQLPRLDKASFEADVAAETARPA, encoded by the coding sequence ATGACCCGGCCCTCTTCCCTGGAGCCCGCCGTGGATTCCGCCGTTTCCGAGTTCCTGCAGCCCGCGCTGATCGTCGATTCCGACCACCCTGCGGTGCGGGCCCATGCCCGCGAGCACGCCGGGCCCTCCGCCGAGCCGCGCGAGCAGGCGGTGGCGCTGTACTACGCCGTGCGCGACGGCTTCCGTTACGACCCCTATGCCATCGACCTGGGCCCGGACGGACTCAAGGCCAGCAGCGTACTGCGCCTGGGGCATGGCTGGTGCGTGACCAAGGCGGCGCTGCTGGCCGCCGGCTGCCGCGCGCTGGGCATCCCCGCCAAGGTGGGCTTTGCCGACGTGCGCAACCACCTGTCGACCGAGCGCATGCGCAAGACCATGCAGACCGACGTGTTCTTCTGGCACGGCTACACGGCGATCTGGCTCGACGGCCAATGGGTCAAGGCGACCCCGGCCTTCAACATCGGGCTGTGCGAGCGCTTCGGCCTCAAGCCGCTGGAGTTCGACGGCCGCGGGGATTCGATCTACCACCCCTACGACCTGTCCGGGAACCGCCACATGGAATACCTCGCCTTTCGCGGCGAATTCCTCGACGTGCCCTACCGGGAGATGCACGCCGACTTCGAGCGGCTCTACCCGCAGCTGCCGCGGCTGGACAAGGCCAGCTTCGAGGCCGACGTCGCGGCCGAGACCGCGCGCCCGGCCTGA
- a CDS encoding class I SAM-dependent methyltransferase, which produces MARSSEAISPTAHYTGYAWFHHGMSHEALVTPQGRLLFNALRPLSKLAQVRGRPTAEGFLLARHRAMDGLLEQAISEGRVTQVIEVAAGFSPRGWDFKRRHGSRLRYVEADLPHMAERKLQRLERAGLLLPGHRVQALDALADSGPMSLSALADRLDPAQGTAIITEGLLNYFDRESVRGMWRRFAAVLSRFPQGLYLSDLHLARENRTESQRAFARMLSAFVRGRLHLHFSDSEEAIAELRAAGFDTAGIHDPRQLPQVGRTQPGAELVRVVEARTGP; this is translated from the coding sequence ATGGCCCGCAGCTCCGAGGCGATCAGCCCGACCGCCCACTACACCGGCTATGCCTGGTTCCACCACGGCATGTCCCACGAAGCCCTGGTGACCCCGCAGGGCCGCCTGCTGTTCAATGCCCTGCGGCCGCTGTCGAAGCTGGCGCAGGTCCGCGGCCGCCCCACGGCGGAGGGCTTCCTGCTGGCGCGCCACCGCGCGATGGACGGCCTGCTGGAGCAGGCGATCAGCGAGGGCCGCGTGACGCAGGTGATCGAGGTGGCCGCCGGCTTCTCGCCGCGCGGCTGGGACTTCAAGCGCCGCCACGGCAGCCGCCTGCGCTATGTCGAGGCCGACCTGCCGCACATGGCCGAACGCAAGCTGCAGCGCCTGGAGCGTGCCGGCCTGCTGCTGCCGGGGCATCGCGTGCAGGCGCTGGATGCCCTGGCCGACAGCGGCCCGATGTCGCTGTCCGCGCTGGCCGACCGGCTCGACCCGGCGCAGGGCACCGCCATCATCACCGAAGGCCTGCTGAACTACTTCGACCGCGAGTCGGTGCGGGGCATGTGGCGCCGCTTTGCTGCCGTGCTGTCGCGCTTTCCGCAGGGCCTGTACCTGTCCGACCTGCACCTGGCACGCGAAAACCGTACCGAATCGCAGCGTGCCTTTGCGCGCATGCTCTCGGCCTTCGTGCGCGGCCGCCTGCACCTGCATTTCAGCGACAGCGAAGAGGCGATCGCGGAACTGCGGGCCGCCGGCTTCGACACGGCCGGGATACACGACCCGCGCCAGTTGCCGCAGGTCGGGCGAACGCAGCCCGGCGCCGAGCTGGTGCGGGTGGTCGAGGCCCGCACCGGCCCCTGA
- a CDS encoding GGDEF domain-containing protein — MNGAFSGSAESADVVVEDSLPQQEVRPTPPVEEAEQPEQVLTSEEIRALRDVASETRRGARIPLRLEQEFEAHERRSARITRVCLGMIPVLSFGSAPFWQTLVAGSPAELIPLLLWIELAVITPLFIAVTLTQFRKVESSLAELMLMGGFLLIVACVELIRYRGHELGHTVEPYLLVTIPVAVVTLARLPLNRCIAFIAGYVAMLFAAWLVLPGSPGRGVQEWILEILLLGTALLTAVGTRLSSRRQWAAGKLLSMMAFRDPLTGLANRRALEDRYEVARRAVSRGEQRGLFFALLDMDHFKKINDLYGHEYGDGVLAELGLVLAQYARRSMDMAARLGGDEFALLLYDCDLDDGRARLTELLEAIRNLGIEHRANRAAVVTVSAGGVAVGPALPLSDAYHAADHCLYKAKHAGRDGLVVEDIAAKAARGGGQYGSNYGS; from the coding sequence GTGAACGGGGCCTTCAGCGGCTCGGCCGAAAGTGCGGATGTCGTGGTCGAAGACAGCCTGCCCCAGCAGGAGGTCAGGCCGACCCCGCCCGTCGAGGAAGCGGAGCAGCCCGAGCAGGTGCTCACCTCCGAGGAAATCCGCGCGCTGCGCGATGTCGCTTCCGAAACCCGTCGCGGTGCCCGCATTCCGCTGCGCCTGGAGCAGGAGTTCGAGGCCCATGAGCGGCGTTCCGCGCGCATCACCCGCGTCTGCCTCGGCATGATCCCGGTACTCAGCTTCGGCAGCGCGCCGTTCTGGCAGACGCTGGTTGCCGGCTCTCCGGCCGAACTGATCCCCCTGCTGCTGTGGATCGAACTGGCGGTAATCACGCCGCTGTTCATCGCCGTGACCCTGACCCAGTTCCGCAAGGTGGAGTCCTCGCTGGCGGAGTTGATGCTGATGGGCGGCTTCCTGCTGATCGTCGCCTGCGTCGAGCTGATCCGCTATCGCGGGCATGAACTGGGACACACGGTGGAGCCCTACCTGCTGGTCACCATCCCGGTGGCGGTGGTGACACTGGCGCGCCTGCCGCTGAACCGCTGCATCGCCTTCATCGCGGGCTACGTCGCCATGCTGTTTGCCGCCTGGCTGGTCCTGCCGGGTTCGCCGGGGCGCGGCGTGCAGGAGTGGATCCTGGAGATCCTGCTGCTGGGCACGGCGCTGCTGACCGCCGTGGGCACGCGCCTGTCCTCGCGGCGGCAGTGGGCGGCGGGCAAGCTGCTGTCGATGATGGCCTTCCGCGATCCGCTCACCGGCCTGGCCAACCGCCGCGCCCTGGAAGACCGCTACGAAGTGGCCCGGCGCGCGGTCTCGCGCGGCGAGCAGCGCGGCCTGTTCTTCGCGCTGCTGGACATGGACCATTTCAAGAAGATCAACGATCTCTACGGTCACGAGTACGGCGACGGCGTGCTGGCCGAGCTGGGACTGGTGCTGGCGCAGTACGCGCGCCGTTCCATGGACATGGCCGCGCGCCTGGGCGGCGACGAGTTCGCGCTGCTGCTCTACGACTGCGATCTCGACGACGGCCGCGCGCGCCTGACCGAACTGCTGGAGGCGATCCGCAACCTCGGCATCGAGCACCGCGCCAACCGCGCCGCGGTGGTCACGGTCAGCGCCGGCGGCGTCGCCGTGGGACCCGCGCTGCCGCTGTCCGACGCCTACCATGCGGCAGACCACTGCCTGTACAAGGCCAAGCATGCGGGCCGCGACGGCCTGGTCGTGGAAGACATCGCCGCCAAGGCGGCGCGCGGCGGCGGCCAGTACGGCAGCAACTACGGCAGCTGA
- a CDS encoding metal-dependent hydrolase, with protein MGKMEQGREGTAEIIVRRMDFQFDDTIPTWWFDGDVVKTLIMAAQSCTFPEGERFFIRSVRAWQDGVQDPVLRQQIRGFIGQEAHHGNEHTALNAFMLGRGLPTDKVEAFVKRGLGFRDRMLSPERRLAMTCALEHFTAMLAEMLLEHPEFLKGMDERVFALWLWHAVEESEHKAVAFDVFQDQVGSQWIRRSQMAITTLEFSLFSMLHFARLYRASGAKLGARGVLRGLGYFRPWLRSLRPRYLAYYRRDFHPDEVDTRALREAALQRLAQMLDRPTLAA; from the coding sequence ATGGGCAAGATGGAGCAGGGCAGGGAAGGGACCGCCGAAATCATCGTCCGTCGCATGGACTTCCAGTTCGACGACACGATCCCGACCTGGTGGTTCGACGGCGACGTGGTCAAGACGCTGATCATGGCGGCACAGTCCTGCACCTTCCCGGAGGGCGAGCGCTTCTTCATCCGTTCCGTGCGCGCCTGGCAGGACGGCGTGCAGGACCCGGTGCTGCGCCAGCAGATCCGCGGCTTCATCGGCCAGGAGGCGCACCACGGCAACGAGCACACCGCGCTCAATGCCTTCATGCTCGGCCGCGGCCTGCCCACCGACAAGGTCGAAGCCTTCGTGAAGCGCGGCCTGGGCTTTCGCGACCGCATGCTCTCGCCCGAGCGGCGCCTGGCCATGACCTGCGCGCTGGAGCATTTCACCGCGATGCTGGCGGAGATGCTGCTGGAGCATCCGGAGTTCCTCAAGGGCATGGACGAGCGCGTGTTCGCGCTGTGGCTCTGGCATGCCGTGGAAGAAAGCGAGCACAAGGCCGTGGCCTTCGACGTGTTCCAGGACCAGGTCGGCAGCCAGTGGATCCGCCGCAGCCAGATGGCCATCACCACCCTGGAGTTCTCGCTGTTCAGCATGCTGCACTTCGCACGCCTCTATCGCGCCTCCGGTGCGAAGCTCGGTGCGCGCGGCGTGCTCAGGGGGCTGGGCTACTTCCGCCCCTGGCTGCGCAGCCTGCGCCCGCGCTATCTCGCCTACTACCGCCGCGATTTCCATCCCGACGAAGTCGATACCCGCGCCCTGCGCGAGGCTGCGCTGCAGCGCCTGGCGCAGATGCTCGACCGGCCGACGCTGGCCGCCTGA
- a CDS encoding RluA family pseudouridine synthase: protein MTISPSLPMRDGVGASAIQLPEGRWDSVLDFLLAQFPGIDATTWRSRLARGLVTDAQGQALAPDSPCQAGDRLHYYRELAAETPVPFEAEILHRDEQLLVVDKPHFLPVVPAGRHLQETLLVRLRRQLGIDTLAPLHRIDRGTAGLVLFSLDEASRGAYQALFARREVEKTYEALAPSLQGQAFPLLHRSRLEAGEPFFLMREAPGTPNSETRIEIAQRRGARNLYRLSPVTGRKHQLRVHMAALGAAIVNDDFYPELRPQAEDDFSHPLQLLARSLAFRDPLDGRPRRFDSRRQLLAS, encoded by the coding sequence ATGACCATTTCCCCCTCCCTGCCGATGCGCGACGGCGTCGGCGCCAGCGCGATCCAGCTGCCGGAAGGCCGCTGGGACAGCGTGCTGGACTTCCTGCTGGCGCAATTCCCCGGGATCGACGCCACCACCTGGCGCTCGCGCCTGGCGCGCGGCCTGGTGACGGATGCGCAGGGGCAGGCGCTGGCGCCGGACAGCCCCTGCCAGGCCGGCGACCGCCTGCACTACTACCGCGAGCTGGCGGCGGAAACACCGGTGCCCTTCGAGGCCGAAATCCTGCACCGCGACGAGCAGCTGCTGGTGGTGGACAAGCCGCACTTCCTGCCTGTGGTCCCGGCCGGCCGTCACCTGCAGGAGACCCTGCTGGTGCGCCTGCGCCGGCAACTGGGCATCGATACGCTGGCACCGCTGCATCGCATCGACCGCGGCACCGCCGGCCTGGTCCTGTTCTCGCTGGACGAGGCCAGCCGCGGCGCCTACCAGGCGCTGTTCGCGCGGCGCGAGGTGGAGAAGACCTACGAGGCGCTGGCGCCGTCGTTGCAGGGACAGGCTTTTCCGCTGCTGCATCGCAGCCGCCTGGAAGCGGGCGAACCGTTCTTCCTCATGCGCGAGGCGCCCGGCACGCCCAACAGCGAAACCCGCATCGAGATCGCGCAACGGCGCGGCGCGCGGAACCTCTACCGCCTGAGCCCGGTCACCGGCCGCAAGCACCAGCTGCGGGTCCACATGGCCGCCCTGGGCGCAGCGATCGTCAACGACGACTTCTACCCGGAGCTGCGGCCGCAGGCGGAAGATGACTTCAGCCACCCCTTGCAGCTGCTGGCCCGGAGCCTGGCCTTCCGCGATCCCCTGGATGGCCGGCCCAGGCGATTCGACAGCCGCCGGCAGCTCCTGGCGTCCTGA